One genomic segment of uncultured Desulfobacter sp. includes these proteins:
- a CDS encoding DUF362 domain-containing protein has protein sequence MAKVALCTCSDYDAVNVASAVGRAVGLCGGMEKFVRPGQRVLLKPNMLSAAPLEQRVTTDPAVVRAVGKLVLKAGGRIIIGDSPAIDKVSRISRVTGMKEVADELGAELIEFCRPTLAKTPEGSIYHALELEETALTADVVINLPKLKTHCMMLLTMGVKNLFGTVVGPRKSQWHMHAGADRAMFADLLLDICRTVKPALTILDGVWGMQGRGPNNGTPCHLGFLAASHDALAMDLALAPLLGVHQASFPLYDAAVRRGLARSDGSDTQMVGDDPNGLIPKNFQLPVLESVMPVPGFVSGLMRRHLTSRPVQDPDLCRNCGKCAAVCPPGSLRFVAAHRAVIDHLTCIRCYCCQEVCPANAIYFKTGALVGIAERLRVIMPH, from the coding sequence ATGGCCAAAGTAGCGCTTTGTACATGTTCGGATTATGATGCGGTAAATGTGGCATCTGCAGTGGGCCGGGCCGTGGGGTTGTGCGGGGGCATGGAAAAGTTTGTGCGTCCGGGACAGCGTGTGCTGCTCAAACCCAATATGCTCAGTGCCGCGCCTTTGGAACAGCGGGTGACCACGGACCCGGCCGTAGTGCGTGCCGTGGGAAAACTGGTGTTAAAGGCCGGGGGACGGATCATCATCGGAGATAGTCCGGCCATTGATAAGGTGTCCCGTATTTCCCGGGTTACCGGCATGAAAGAGGTGGCTGACGAACTTGGGGCGGAGCTGATTGAATTTTGCCGGCCCACCCTGGCCAAAACGCCCGAAGGCTCTATATACCATGCCCTGGAACTGGAAGAGACTGCACTGACCGCTGATGTGGTCATCAATCTGCCCAAACTCAAGACCCATTGCATGATGCTCTTAACCATGGGGGTTAAAAATCTTTTCGGTACCGTGGTCGGGCCGCGTAAAAGCCAGTGGCATATGCACGCCGGGGCGGATCGGGCCATGTTTGCCGATCTTTTGCTGGATATCTGCCGCACGGTCAAACCGGCCCTGACCATCCTTGACGGTGTCTGGGGCATGCAGGGCCGGGGTCCCAATAACGGTACGCCCTGCCATTTAGGCTTTCTGGCCGCCTCTCATGATGCCCTGGCCATGGATCTGGCCCTGGCGCCTCTGCTGGGTGTGCATCAGGCAAGTTTTCCTTTGTATGATGCGGCCGTCCGCAGGGGGCTTGCCCGCTCCGATGGTTCTGATACGCAGATGGTTGGCGATGATCCCAATGGATTAATCCCCAAAAATTTTCAATTGCCGGTGCTCGAATCGGTTATGCCGGTGCCGGGTTTTGTTTCCGGATTGATGCGCAGACACCTGACCTCCCGGCCGGTCCAGGACCCTGACCTGTGCCGAAACTGCGGCAAATGTGCAGCGGTCTGTCCGCCGGGAAGCCTTCGGTTTGTGGCGGCGCACCGGGCTGTTATTGATCACCTGACCTGCATTCGCTGTTATTGCTGTCAGGAAGTCTGTCCGGCCAATGCCATCTATTTTAAAACAGGCGCGTTGGTGGGAATTGCCGAGCGGTTGCGGGTCATAATGCCTCATTGA
- a CDS encoding FAD binding domain-containing protein encodes MGLYGTKEGCREGECGACTVILGRIPQITYRPMPSCLMPAGQLDNTHLVTIEGLQGEKPNRLQQAFINQGATQCGFCTPGFILSLTGYLLEGRTVTVQGAIDALGGNLCRCTGYGTIRRAVEETVELLLGKVPSLQGLIEMDLLPAYFAIIPQRLENLRRKSPEDSPDLTFERFEKNHPLIAGGTDLYVQRGDALNKSAPRFLIPESEPIRVEEGMIEIPASATMEQLRRDPHFIDQFPGWREKLLFIASHTLRNRATLGGNIVNASPIADCAVLLLALDGQIQLVSSEGARRRFPLREFFLGYKELDLKSDEIVEAFLVTKQGETQLWNYAKVSKRERLDIAGCNSAAVFTVNNGAFASVGLALGGVAPIPFTARRTMTWLRGKPLSKQTFLGSMKVLQEEISPIDDVRGSAGYKRRLASALMADHYLNCFSDICSYDDFAKGGAL; translated from the coding sequence TTGGGACTGTACGGAACCAAAGAGGGCTGCCGGGAAGGTGAATGCGGCGCCTGTACGGTTATACTGGGACGAATCCCCCAGATTACTTACCGACCCATGCCATCCTGTCTTATGCCGGCAGGACAGCTCGACAACACCCATCTTGTGACCATAGAGGGACTTCAGGGGGAGAAGCCTAATCGGCTTCAGCAAGCCTTTATTAATCAGGGCGCGACCCAATGCGGATTTTGTACCCCCGGATTTATCCTGTCCCTCACCGGTTATCTTCTGGAGGGGAGGACCGTTACCGTCCAGGGAGCTATCGATGCCCTGGGCGGCAATCTCTGCCGATGCACCGGCTACGGCACCATTCGACGGGCCGTGGAGGAGACTGTTGAACTTTTATTGGGTAAGGTGCCTTCACTTCAGGGGCTGATTGAAATGGACCTGCTCCCTGCCTATTTTGCCATCATCCCCCAGAGACTGGAGAATCTGAGACGTAAGTCCCCGGAGGATTCACCGGACTTGACCTTTGAACGGTTTGAAAAAAATCATCCCCTTATTGCGGGGGGCACCGATCTGTATGTTCAACGGGGAGACGCCCTGAACAAGTCGGCCCCCCGGTTCCTTATACCAGAATCCGAGCCTATCCGGGTAGAGGAAGGGATGATAGAAATTCCCGCATCGGCCACTATGGAGCAGCTGCGGCGAGATCCCCACTTCATTGATCAATTTCCCGGGTGGCGTGAAAAGCTGCTGTTCATAGCTTCCCATACTTTACGGAATCGGGCCACCCTGGGGGGCAATATCGTCAATGCCTCACCCATTGCGGACTGTGCCGTTCTTCTACTCGCCTTGGATGGCCAAATCCAACTGGTTTCGTCTGAAGGCGCCCGACGTCGATTCCCCCTAAGGGAGTTCTTTCTGGGCTATAAAGAGCTGGATCTAAAGAGCGATGAGATTGTGGAAGCTTTCTTGGTGACAAAACAGGGTGAGACCCAATTATGGAACTACGCCAAAGTGAGTAAACGTGAGCGATTGGATATCGCCGGCTGCAACTCAGCGGCGGTTTTTACCGTTAATAACGGGGCCTTCGCTTCTGTCGGTTTAGCCTTGGGCGGTGTGGCGCCCATCCCTTTTACGGCCCGCCGAACCATGACGTGGCTTAGGGGAAAACCCCTGAGCAAACAAACATTCCTGGGCTCCATGAAAGTTCTGCAGGAAGAGATCAGTCCCATAGACGATGTCCGGGGGAGTGCCGGGTATAAAAGGCGATTGGCTTCCGCCCTTATGGCTGATCACTATCTGAATTGTTTTTCCGATATCTGTTCCTACGACGATTTTGCAAAAGGAGGGGCGTTATGA
- a CDS encoding AAA family ATPase, whose product MENKIEDQIPMIFLCGPPGSGKTTLGAKACQNLGLRFIDFSTPEINEKPLSLQKEICMEAINNRSADVIALPWSFQEDRSVRKLIRSFGVLLLLWAHPLDMQDRSGSLEPLFTPSPRIKTKGGFGQKGTGCREFRRLNNAVDEVLLLIDSSLDEAVDDLESYIVDIRQDALGSPMVRAGLSDWVEDWHEDYDVPKDITNIVVDAMARYILYLQSEGKSPRTLSGVYSDLQAAGMLVMSYDYPQKGTASEILDLFSFPPWTIEFKRKFSDSSNAIARYERNLEGFAGFLKSPK is encoded by the coding sequence ATGGAAAACAAAATTGAAGATCAAATTCCTATGATTTTTCTGTGTGGTCCTCCTGGCTCAGGCAAGACTACTTTAGGCGCGAAAGCATGTCAGAATCTTGGGTTACGATTTATTGACTTTTCCACTCCCGAGATCAATGAAAAGCCGTTGTCCTTGCAAAAGGAAATTTGCATGGAAGCCATTAACAACCGATCTGCAGACGTAATTGCACTACCTTGGTCTTTTCAGGAAGACAGATCAGTTCGGAAATTGATCAGAAGCTTTGGAGTACTGTTACTTTTGTGGGCACACCCTCTTGATATGCAAGATAGATCAGGAAGCTTAGAGCCTCTTTTTACACCTTCGCCGAGAATTAAAACAAAGGGTGGATTCGGGCAAAAGGGAACTGGCTGCCGTGAATTCCGTAGGTTGAATAATGCTGTTGATGAAGTTTTACTATTGATAGACAGTTCTCTTGATGAAGCCGTTGATGACCTTGAGAGCTATATTGTTGATATTCGTCAGGACGCTTTGGGGTCTCCTATGGTTCGCGCCGGATTAAGCGATTGGGTGGAGGACTGGCATGAGGATTACGATGTTCCCAAAGATATTACAAATATTGTTGTGGATGCCATGGCGCGCTATATACTTTATCTTCAATCTGAGGGGAAATCGCCTCGTACCCTTTCGGGTGTGTATAGTGATTTGCAAGCCGCAGGAATGTTAGTCATGTCTTATGATTATCCACAGAAAGGAACCGCTTCTGAGATACTTGATCTTTTTTCGTTTCCGCCTTGGACTATTGAATTTAAAAGAAAATTTTCGGATTCATCCAACGCAATTGCTCGATATGAACGTAATCTGGAAGGATTTGCCGGTTTTCTGAAAAGTCCCAAATAG
- a CDS encoding alpha/beta hydrolase, which translates to MKLIFIHGAGGCRESWKYQTEYFKNSEAINLPGHPDGDLCGSIKEYTKWLKTYIHDKGYADVVIAGHSMGGGVALQYALDYPEDLLGIIPIGSGGRLRVHPSILDALEAAVAESSNQVNLNANMYDLIDPQLKAVIEKRSVENTPLSFLNDLKACDAFDVMEALPTIKVPLLGIVGEKDIMTPPKYTNFMVDRIAKAKSIVIKGGTHFVFAEKPDNVNKAIEYFIKGLQPGLRRLNS; encoded by the coding sequence ATGAAGCTTATTTTTATTCATGGCGCAGGCGGATGCCGGGAGTCTTGGAAGTATCAGACAGAATATTTTAAAAATTCGGAAGCGATCAATCTGCCCGGTCATCCGGACGGTGATCTATGTGGTTCAATCAAAGAATATACAAAATGGCTTAAAACATATATTCATGACAAAGGGTATGCTGATGTCGTGATCGCAGGCCATTCAATGGGCGGTGGCGTTGCGCTTCAATATGCCCTGGATTACCCTGAAGATCTTCTGGGAATAATTCCAATCGGAAGCGGGGGGCGATTAAGAGTTCATCCCAGTATCCTTGATGCGCTTGAAGCAGCAGTGGCAGAATCATCAAACCAGGTTAACCTCAATGCAAACATGTATGACCTTATCGACCCCCAACTCAAGGCTGTCATCGAAAAAAGAAGCGTGGAAAATACTCCTCTATCTTTTTTAAATGATTTGAAAGCATGCGATGCTTTTGATGTCATGGAGGCCCTGCCGACAATAAAAGTGCCCCTTCTTGGCATTGTCGGCGAAAAAGACATCATGACACCGCCTAAATATACAAATTTCATGGTCGATAGAATCGCCAAGGCAAAATCCATTGTTATCAAGGGCGGAACTCATTTTGTGTTTGCGGAAAAGCCGGACAATGTAAACAAGGCCATTGAGTATTTTATCAAGGGGCTTCAACCGGGTTTGAGAAGACTAAACTCATGA
- a CDS encoding chemotaxis protein, whose amino-acid sequence MSEQGILLESGTNELELLAVLINDQPFGINVTKIQSIQQYDQKSIAVLPNKVPGVLGMLLYRDKTIPVMDLAQILDIEETIEYEREIVVVTEFNNSVNGFKVNGVRRIYRISWKDLEALDQTIGDTNYFTGSVSIEGDQILVVDLEHILSTIFPDLVIEEVSDENLLKNESITRDQLQIIFTDDSSTIRKGVSRALKSAGFSNITEFENGSQTLQHLEINFGNGKQNLSKVVLISDIEMPQMDGLTLCKNVKQNSNLKNIFIIMFSSLINKQMIAKCNAVKADNYVTKPETNQLIQLLDELCIGSAD is encoded by the coding sequence ATGAGTGAGCAGGGAATATTGCTTGAGTCAGGCACCAACGAACTGGAGTTGCTCGCTGTCCTAATAAATGACCAACCTTTCGGGATTAACGTTACCAAGATCCAATCTATTCAACAATATGATCAAAAATCAATAGCCGTTCTACCCAATAAGGTGCCAGGAGTTCTTGGCATGCTACTTTACCGGGATAAGACGATTCCTGTAATGGATTTAGCACAGATACTTGATATTGAGGAGACCATTGAGTATGAAAGAGAAATCGTTGTTGTCACTGAATTTAATAATTCTGTAAATGGTTTTAAAGTTAATGGTGTAAGACGTATATATCGCATATCCTGGAAAGACCTGGAAGCACTCGATCAGACCATCGGGGATACAAATTATTTTACCGGTTCAGTAAGCATTGAAGGTGATCAGATATTGGTCGTTGATCTTGAGCATATTCTATCAACTATTTTCCCAGATCTTGTCATTGAAGAGGTTAGTGATGAGAATCTTTTAAAAAATGAAAGTATTACAAGAGATCAACTCCAAATTATTTTTACAGATGACTCATCGACGATACGAAAGGGTGTGTCACGTGCTCTGAAATCAGCAGGGTTCTCAAACATTACGGAATTTGAAAATGGTTCTCAAACGCTTCAACATTTAGAAATTAATTTTGGAAACGGTAAACAGAACTTAAGTAAAGTTGTTCTTATAAGTGATATAGAAATGCCCCAAATGGATGGACTGACTTTATGTAAAAATGTGAAACAGAATTCAAACCTCAAAAACATTTTTATCATCATGTTCTCAAGTTTAATTAACAAACAGATGATTGCAAAGTGTAATGCGGTAAAAGCTGATAATTATGTCACCAAACCAGAAACCAACCAACTAATTCAATTGCTGGATGAACTATGTATCGGTTCTGCAGATTAG
- a CDS encoding MFS transporter, whose amino-acid sequence MIHKKSLYLILKTQYFIYFGVLGIFLPYFNLYCHHLGFTSFEIGSLSALRTAITIIFSIGWSIVADRYAWRKPIYVIFNFLSAAIWVFFLYINNFLGMVIVTIFHTIFFAPLIAFIEAFAMDELGSGGGDKNRYGRIRAWGSVSFILVVFILGKISDLFSINIIVPLILAGYTLQALFSIPMPKAKARKKKFHAGVKELLNARTLIFLTCSFLMLFSHGTYYGFYSIYLEELGYSPFFIGSTWAVASIAEIVLMINSGRILKHISLENVIFFSCLIAAVRWCLLWRAVTVSEIMIAQVLHAFTYGTFHVASILYMDLLSTGETRTLGQAANNAVSYGLGMMAGFLLNGYFYGTYGARLFLMSACVSLAAAVVFKFFGR is encoded by the coding sequence ATGATCCATAAAAAATCGTTATACCTGATACTGAAAACCCAGTATTTTATCTATTTCGGTGTGCTGGGAATTTTTCTGCCTTATTTTAATCTCTATTGCCATCATCTGGGTTTCACCAGTTTTGAAATCGGTTCCCTGTCGGCCCTGAGAACCGCCATTACCATTATCTTCTCAATAGGGTGGAGTATTGTTGCCGACCGATATGCATGGAGAAAACCGATTTACGTTATATTCAATTTCCTCAGTGCCGCAATCTGGGTCTTCTTTCTGTATATCAATAATTTTTTGGGCATGGTCATTGTGACCATTTTCCACACTATTTTCTTTGCACCCCTCATTGCATTTATAGAAGCCTTTGCAATGGATGAACTGGGTAGTGGGGGCGGTGACAAGAACAGGTATGGCCGGATTCGTGCCTGGGGGTCAGTGAGTTTTATCCTTGTTGTGTTTATTCTGGGCAAAATTTCCGATCTTTTCAGCATCAACATCATTGTTCCTCTCATTCTGGCCGGTTACACGCTTCAGGCGCTCTTCTCGATTCCCATGCCCAAGGCGAAAGCAAGGAAGAAAAAATTTCATGCCGGGGTCAAAGAACTCCTCAATGCCCGGACCCTGATCTTTCTCACCTGTTCGTTTCTGATGCTCTTCAGCCATGGGACCTATTATGGATTTTATTCCATCTATCTGGAGGAGTTGGGGTATAGTCCCTTTTTTATCGGGTCAACTTGGGCTGTGGCCTCCATCGCTGAGATCGTTCTCATGATCAACTCCGGCAGGATTTTAAAACATATCTCCCTTGAAAATGTGATCTTCTTTTCTTGTTTGATTGCTGCAGTCCGGTGGTGCCTTTTATGGCGTGCGGTCACAGTGAGTGAAATCATGATAGCTCAGGTGCTACATGCCTTTACATACGGGACATTTCATGTGGCCTCCATCCTGTATATGGATCTGCTTTCAACCGGGGAGACGCGTACCCTGGGTCAGGCTGCCAACAATGCCGTCTCATACGGCCTCGGCATGATGGCCGGTTTTCTGCTGAACGGCTATTTTTATGGGACATACGGCGCCCGTCTCTTTTTGATGAGCGCATGTGTGTCACTTGCCGCTGCGGTTGTCTTTAAATTCTTTGGCCGCTGA
- a CDS encoding winged helix-turn-helix transcriptional regulator, translating to MIHRKTTPGELVLVLEERKGYILETEKYREKIREKPREKTRKKNREIVLKLIRKRPEITTAGLAEETGLTPNWIEWQISQLKKSGLLERVGPDKCGHWRIKES from the coding sequence ATGATCCACCGGAAAACAACACCCGGAGAGCTGGTTTTGGTCCTTGAGGAACGAAAAGGCTATATCCTGGAAACGGAAAAATATAGGGAGAAAATTAGGGAGAAGCCCCGGGAGAAAACTAGGAAGAAAAATAGAGAGATCGTCCTTAAACTGATCCGTAAACGACCGGAGATTACCACGGCTGGGCTGGCTGAGGAGACCGGACTGACACCCAATTGGATCGAATGGCAGATTTCACAGCTTAAAAAAAGCGGCCTTCTTGAACGGGTCGGCCCGGATAAATGCGGGCACTGGAGAATAAAAGAGAGTTAA
- a CDS encoding amidohydrolase family protein gives MSSATLYKGHFIDTPTPGKFRARKDAIAIVGEGKLLSLEREVPARFSSFPVKDLGEGVVIPSFIDLHVHAPQHMQMGAGLDLGLLDWLENYTYPGESRFADEAYARALYPLFAAELLRQGSLRSVVYGTVHLESTLILAEALEKAGLIAFVGKVNMDRNAPDDLEETSEASFKGSEAFCRRLAGRDRVRPIVTPRFAPSCTENLMKDLGRLSQRLDLPVQSHLSETLSEVQWVSQLFPQCPSYFSGSVGPGPSEKRFGTVRNQRGLPGR, from the coding sequence GTGAGTTCGGCAACATTATACAAAGGCCATTTTATCGACACACCCACACCGGGCAAATTCAGGGCAAGAAAAGACGCTATTGCCATCGTTGGGGAAGGCAAGCTTCTCTCCCTGGAGAGGGAGGTGCCGGCCCGGTTTTCGTCTTTTCCTGTAAAGGATCTGGGAGAGGGGGTGGTCATTCCTTCTTTTATTGATCTCCATGTCCATGCTCCCCAGCATATGCAGATGGGGGCGGGGCTGGATCTGGGATTGCTCGATTGGTTGGAAAATTATACTTATCCCGGGGAGTCCCGCTTTGCCGATGAAGCGTATGCCCGGGCGCTTTATCCTTTGTTTGCCGCCGAACTGCTGCGACAGGGCAGCCTCCGGTCTGTGGTTTACGGTACGGTTCATTTGGAATCGACCCTGATTTTGGCTGAAGCCCTGGAAAAGGCCGGACTGATCGCCTTTGTGGGCAAGGTCAACATGGATCGGAATGCGCCTGATGATCTTGAGGAAACCTCCGAAGCCTCCTTTAAAGGCAGTGAAGCGTTCTGCCGGAGATTGGCGGGCCGGGATCGGGTCAGGCCCATAGTTACACCCCGTTTTGCTCCGAGCTGCACGGAAAACCTCATGAAAGACCTGGGCCGGCTCTCTCAACGGTTGGATCTACCGGTCCAGTCCCACCTTTCTGAAACCCTTTCCGAAGTTCAATGGGTCTCTCAGCTCTTCCCCCAATGCCCCAGCTATTTTTCCGGGTCGGTCGGTCCTGGACCTTCTGAGAAAAGATTTGGGACTGTACGGAACCAAAGAGGGCTGCCGGGAAGGTGA
- a CDS encoding alpha/beta hydrolase: MEKSHTNPYAALDQPQVLQFLFHPRRDDPQKEVSDKEHFIPVDQDIEVGAAFHLGDPSFPNILFFHGNGEIVSDYDDLGPIFNRMGINFLVVDYRGYGKSSGSPTVFSMLQDCHTILDFVVNELKNRNFTGSLTVMGRSLGSASALELAATRQDSIDSLIIESGFAHAAPLLKTLGLDPDMIGFQEEQGFGNADKIKHWNKPLLIIHAQFDHIIDFSQGEVLYNLCPSADKDLLMIPGANHNDIFIKGFDMYLNSLKNFLIPQDL; this comes from the coding sequence ATGGAAAAAAGTCATACCAATCCATACGCGGCCCTGGATCAGCCCCAGGTACTTCAATTTTTGTTTCACCCAAGGCGTGATGATCCCCAAAAGGAAGTTTCCGACAAGGAGCATTTTATTCCGGTTGATCAGGATATTGAAGTCGGAGCGGCCTTTCACCTGGGAGATCCGTCATTTCCCAACATTCTTTTCTTTCACGGCAATGGCGAGATCGTATCCGACTATGATGATCTTGGCCCCATTTTCAACCGTATGGGCATCAACTTCCTGGTAGTCGACTACCGGGGATACGGCAAATCCTCAGGCTCGCCCACGGTCTTTTCAATGCTTCAGGACTGCCACACAATTCTGGATTTTGTGGTTAACGAACTTAAAAACCGCAATTTCACAGGTTCTCTTACTGTTATGGGCCGCTCCCTTGGCAGTGCGTCGGCTCTGGAACTGGCTGCCACACGCCAGGACAGCATTGACAGCCTGATCATCGAAAGCGGATTTGCCCATGCAGCCCCGCTTTTGAAAACCCTTGGACTCGATCCTGACATGATCGGTTTTCAGGAAGAACAAGGATTCGGCAATGCCGATAAAATAAAGCATTGGAACAAACCCCTTTTAATTATTCATGCACAGTTTGACCATATTATTGACTTTTCACAAGGTGAAGTGCTTTATAACCTTTGCCCTTCTGCCGACAAAGACCTCTTGATGATCCCCGGCGCAAATCACAACGATATTTTTATTAAGGGGTTTGATATGTATTTAAACAGCCTGAAAAATTTTCTCATTCCACAGGACTTGTAG
- a CDS encoding M23 family metallopeptidase: MSIKSCTAVLLTFLMITAVSLAETNTDGKEAMVLAHPEQAGMGQPFLVRLTSVRDFDKILVRWMDREFVPAVSQWNGHHIAIAMLGTDVLTIKPGRRKLLVRAWAGGNETVWQRSVLIVGRTYPRQALNLPSKMVTPPTVEFERIKAERTRTQEAKNTWSDQRLWRLPFHRPVAGKYTSVYGLRRVLNGKPKNPHRGVDFRAPTGTAVEAVANGRVILAESHYYAGNSIYIDHGNGVISLYFHLSKFDVSQGDIVKRGQIIGKSGSTGRSTGPHLHLSISVQGQLVDPVPLFERTNDQLLR; the protein is encoded by the coding sequence TTGAGTATCAAATCATGCACTGCTGTATTATTGACATTCCTTATGATAACTGCTGTCAGCCTTGCAGAAACCAACACTGACGGCAAAGAGGCTATGGTCCTCGCCCATCCAGAGCAGGCGGGCATGGGGCAGCCTTTTCTTGTTCGGCTGACATCAGTCCGGGACTTTGACAAAATTCTTGTCCGGTGGATGGATCGGGAGTTTGTACCGGCAGTCTCCCAGTGGAACGGACATCATATAGCGATTGCCATGTTGGGTACGGATGTCCTTACTATCAAGCCGGGTCGCCGGAAACTTCTGGTCCGGGCTTGGGCAGGAGGAAATGAGACCGTTTGGCAACGATCAGTACTTATTGTTGGCCGAACATACCCCCGTCAGGCGCTGAACCTGCCGTCAAAGATGGTGACGCCGCCTACTGTTGAATTTGAGCGGATAAAGGCGGAAAGGACTCGTACCCAGGAAGCCAAAAATACCTGGTCAGACCAGCGGTTGTGGCGACTGCCCTTTCATCGGCCGGTGGCGGGAAAATACACCAGTGTTTATGGTCTGCGCCGCGTGCTGAACGGCAAACCCAAAAATCCCCACCGGGGCGTGGATTTCAGGGCTCCGACGGGAACTGCTGTGGAAGCGGTGGCCAACGGCAGGGTCATTTTGGCTGAATCCCACTATTATGCCGGCAACTCCATATATATAGACCATGGCAACGGCGTTATTTCCCTGTACTTCCACCTGAGTAAATTCGACGTGTCTCAGGGGGATATTGTAAAAAGGGGACAGATTATCGGTAAATCCGGTTCTACGGGCCGGTCCACAGGTCCTCACCTGCATCTGTCTATATCTGTACAGGGCCAGTTGGTAGATCCGGTGCCGTTGTTTGAGCGGACAAACGATCAATTGCTCCGGTAA
- a CDS encoding HD domain-containing protein yields the protein MSSQIPTRDAALALLKKYNTSESLIKHAFAVEGVMRYMAGKYGEDKDTWGIVGLIHDLDYEQFPEQHCKKTEEILKENDWPEDLIRAVVSHGWGICTDIKPESTMEKVLFAIDELTGLVATSALVRPSKSVMDMKAKSVKKKWKDKRFAAGVDRSIIQKGADMLGVELGELITDTIMGMREVAVETGLKGDA from the coding sequence ATGAGTAGTCAAATACCTACACGTGACGCAGCCTTGGCGCTTCTAAAAAAATACAACACGAGCGAGAGCCTTATCAAACACGCATTTGCCGTCGAAGGTGTAATGCGTTACATGGCCGGGAAATATGGTGAGGATAAAGATACATGGGGTATTGTGGGTTTGATCCACGACCTTGACTATGAGCAGTTTCCAGAGCAGCACTGCAAAAAGACCGAGGAGATTTTGAAGGAAAACGACTGGCCGGAGGATTTAATCCGTGCCGTGGTCAGCCATGGATGGGGTATTTGCACGGATATCAAGCCCGAAAGCACCATGGAAAAAGTGCTTTTTGCCATTGACGAGCTTACCGGGTTGGTGGCGACTTCGGCGCTGGTGAGGCCTTCAAAGAGCGTCATGGACATGAAAGCCAAATCGGTCAAGAAAAAGTGGAAAGACAAAAGATTTGCAGCGGGTGTTGATCGATCAATTATCCAGAAAGGCGCCGATATGTTGGGGGTTGAATTGGGCGAACTGATTACGGATACGATCATGGGCATGCGTGAGGTCGCCGTTGAGACAGGGTTGAAAGGAGACGCCTAA